The genomic stretch TTTTCTTTATCCCTACGGCTCCAAAATAAACGGTTAAAATATAAAAAGTGGTATCAGTACTTCCTTGCATAGTAGAAGCTAATCTCCCAATAAAAGAATCCGGTCCATACGTTGAAATTAAATCGGTGGTAATACCCAAAGCAGCAGTTCCTGAAATTGGTTTGATTAAAGCAAGTGGGACTATATCAGCAGGCACGCCAACCGCATTCAAAAATGGCTTCATAAAGTTTAAAAAGAAATCTAATGCTCCAGACGCTCGAAAGATTGAAATACTGACGAGCATCCCGACAAGATAAGGAATAATAGAAAACGCAATTTGTAAACCATCCTTCCCGCCTTCTACAAACCGTTCATAAGTTGGAATTTTTTTATATGTTCCATATAAAAGGATACACCCTACAATAAGAGGGATAAACATAATGGAAATCTGATTTAATAAGGTCATCTACGTCCGCCTCCTTTTTTCATGCGGCGATGGTAGAAATAACGATCAATGACAATGGCTCCCATTGTAGCGACAACCGTTGCAAGAAGTGTCGTTCCTACAATTTCTGTTGGATTGGCGGAATTATACGTAATTCGAATAGCAATAACAGTTGTTGGAATTAGTGTTAGACTGGTTGTGTTGAGCGCTAGTAACGTAATCATTGACCTGCTCGCTTCATCCTTATTACCATTTAGCTGTTTTAACTGCTCCATTGCTTTAATCCCAAGCGGGGTAGCGGCATTACCCAGACCAAACATATTAGCCATCATATTAGACAGTATATACCCTAAAGCAGGATGGTCTTTTGGAATATCAGGAAACAGCCTTCCAATAATGGGGCGAAACAACTTTGCTAATTTTTCTAATAATCCAGCGTGCTGTGCAATGTTCATAATACCTAGCCAAAACACTAATACGCTTATTAAACCAATACTGATGGTAACGGCTTCTCCTGCCCCTTGAAAAATTGCTTTGTTAACTGCCTCCATCTTTCCATTAATGATTGCAAATACAATTCCAATAATCGTCAGCAACATCCAAATGATATTGACCATCTTATCGTGCTCCTGGATAAACTAAAAATAAATTCTTTACCTTATTGAAGAACCCCTCTTCTTTCTTTGGCTCACTGTGAAAATAAATTGGGATATTGCCTATCGAATCACCATCTCGCGTCACCTGTAATTCTCCTACAACGCTTGGAACAGGCTTTCCTTCTTTCCATTCTTTTTGAGGTTTAATTAGAATTGTTTTCAACTTAACGGTTTCTTGCTCATCTTTTGTTAGTGGGTATACAACATCTCTTTTTATTTCAAGCTTCTTTTTGTAAAATGAATCTTCAATACCTTTTAATTCTCCTTTTGGAGCTAAGCTTGTCATTTTATAAGTGTCAAAAGCCCCTTCGTACATCGAGATATGGTCATTCCAATCGCTAGGTGCATTAATCGTAACAGCTATTAAATCCATTCCATTTTTTGTGGCGGTTGTTACCAGCGTTCGCTTTGCTAGCTTGGTATATCCAGTTTTACCACCTGTACAGTATGCATATAAGCTCGTCAATAATTTATTTTTATTTTTCCACACTCGATCCCATTTTTCTTCGGGATGAGGTGTTCTGTAAACTTTCGTTCCTGAAATTTCTCTAAACGTCTTATTATTCATCGCGTAGCGCATTAAGATTGCCATGTCGTAAGCCGTTGAACGATGATTTTCATGATCATCTAAGCCATGAGGATTTTGAAATGTTGTATTAGTCATTCCAATTTCTTTTGCTTTTTGATTCATTAAATACACAAATCCCTCTTCGCTTCCACCCACTGTTTCAGCAATCGCTACAGCCGCATCGTTGCCGGACCTCATCATGAGCCCGTATACTAAGTCTTTGAGCTTAATTTTTTCACCCTCAACCAAATAAATGGATGACCCTTCTACTCCTACTGCTCGAGGGCTAACGGTTGTTGTTTGATCAATTTTGCCAGATTCGATTGCTAATATAGCCGTCATAATTTTCGTAATACTTGCTATACGACTAATGGCATCAGCATTTTTCTCGTATAAAACTCTTCCAGACTTTTGCTCAATTAAAACTGCACTATGGGCGCTTACACCTGCTGCATATGTAGTAGGAGGCAAACTGCTTAGACCTAAAAATAAAATCATGAAACAAATAATGCTTTGCTTTATTTTTCGCATGTCATCCCCGTCCCTTTATCTGTTTGTACAAGTTTATGCATTTGTTTTCATGTTATGATTTATTTACGCGGAGGTATTTTTCAAGTTTTATCTTATTTGTAATATTCTTCTTATTTATTCATAAAAAGAACACGATGTTTGCTCATCGTGTTCTTCATCAAGTAAGTTATTCAGCTTCTTGAAACGTTCTAAAAAACAAGTCTGCTTCCTGTTCAGCACCTGATTCTTCTTCTGGAAGCGGTGGCAATTCACTCAAATCTTTTAAGCCGAAATAAGCTAAAAATTCTTTTGTTGTTCCATATAAAATCGCTCGGCCTGCTCCTTCTGCGCGTCCCGTTTCCTTTAAAAGTGCTTTTCCTATTAGCGTTTGAAGCGGCCTTTCAGTTTTTACACCTCGAATTTCTTCAATTTCAGCTCGCGTAATGGGTTGGCGATATGCCACAATTGCAAGCGTTTCGAGTGCAGCTTGAGATAGGGATTGAGCAGGTGGCGTTTCAATTAATTTCTCCACATAAGAAGCATATTCCTGCTTCGTTGCAAATTGAAATTGTCCAGCAATCTCTACTAGTTGAAGACCTCGCTTATCATTCTCGTACTCTTTCATTAATTTATCTAGTTCTATACTCACTTCGTCTTTCGACACATCAAGAAGTTCTTGCAGTTGCTTAATAGATAGCCCTTCATCTCCTACAACGAATAGTAAACTTTCGATAGCTGCAGAGATATGCTGTTTACTCATCTTTCATCATTCCTTTCTTGATATGCAACGTATAGTTCATCTAAGTTATTTGACTGTTCTACGATGACTTCATTCTTTTTCATTAGTTCTAAGATGGCTAAGAACGTTACCACAATATGATTGCGTTCAGGATAAGGAAACAGCGTATAAAAACTTTGTTTTCCTTTTGTTTTCCGAAGTACGGATACAATTTCCGTCATTCTTTTTTCAATTGGGACGTCTTGGCGAGCTACCCTTGCTTGAACTGGCTTTTGTAGCTGCTTTCGCTTCATCAGTTTCTGCAAAGCACTGAGCATATCATAAAGCGACACATCTAAATCTCCACTATCTTGCTGCGCCGGTTTTTCATCACTTATCTGCTGTAAGTTACTAGGTGCCTTCGCGTAAATATGCGTTTGTGTCTCTTCAAGCTTTTGAAGTTCAACAGCAGCTTCTTTAAATTTTCGATATTCGATTAATTGTTGCATTAACTGCTCGCGAGGATCTTCTTCTACATCATCCATACTATCATCTATGTCGTCTTCGTCGTATGTTGGCAATAACATTTTGCTTTTAATTTGAATAAGCGTCGCAGCCATTACTAAATATTCGCTTGCCACGTCTAGCTGAAGCTCGTTCATCGTATGTATATACATCATGTATTGTTCGGTAATCGTTGCTACTGGTATATCATAAATATCAATTTCAAATCGGTTAATAAGATGCAATAAGAGATCTAGCGGTCCTTCAAAAGCATCTACCTTCACACTATATTCCAATTCTATCCCACCAAAATTATCATTTAGTCATAAGTCGCACTATCATTAGTATAGAGGATTCTAGACACATGTCCAATATAATTTCTAGGAAAGATAGGTCATTCGCCCATACCAAACGTAAAAATGAACATATGATGTCAGGGTAATAGCATTTTGATAACTCGAAGGAGGAATTCTCATGACTCACAAGCATGATTATAACGGAGGATTTTCTTTAATTATTGTATTGTTTATTTTATTAGTGATCATCGGATGCGCTTGCTTACACTTTTAATAAAATGACCCAAATGTGTTCAGTTTAGCTGGACACTTTTTTTGTGTTACACTGGCATTAGGAGGTTATCAGCTATGTATCCAAAACCATATATAGATTATCTTGTTTATTTTCATACAAACAGAGATTATTTCGAATGCCATGAAGTACTAGAAGAACATTGGAAAGCTGCTGATCCTGGACATCGCAATGTTTTATGGGTTGGGCTCATTCAAGTTGCTGTTTCGTTGTATCATCATCGAAGAAGTAACTACGCAGGTGCTGAACGTACGATAAAAAAAGCAATCTCAATTCTTGATGCGCACCATGAAGAACTACTTCAGATTGGTCTGCAACCAATCGATTTAATTAGCATGCTCACTAAACATTTGCGTTTGATACAGGCTTCAAAGCCTTACCAAAGTTTAAATATGCCAATTATCGATGAGCATCTTGTTCAGCAATGCAAAGCACACCCTTTAGCTCAAACATTCGGATGGCTTACACCATCTAATTTGCAGGATGAACACCTTATTCACCGTCATAAGCTGCGTGATCGAACAGCTATTATCGCAGAGCGCGCAAAGAAATTACGAAAAAGCAGAGCTTCTCGTAGTTAAAACTACTACAGCTCTGCTTTTTATTGTTCACTTTGACATTTTTCATAAAACGGTGCAATTAACTCACTAGGCTTAATTTGAGCATTAGAATACATCTGCTGAAGTGCTTTAATCATTTCTTTTCCAATCCCCTGCTGGCGATGAGATGGATTGACACTCACATGTTGAACCTCAACTAGATCTTGATCAATAATTGAGACTCCAACAATACCGATAAAGTCTTCTCCCTGTTTCCATAAATATAGCTGGCGATTTTCGTTTTGCTCATAATCTTTCATCGTTTGCTGAAGTTTTTTTAAATCCTTTTCAGTTGGCACAAACGACAGAAGACCCATAGCAATTTTTTCATGACTTCTTTTATAGCGAATAAGCATAAAATTCTCCCTCGTTCTCAAACTTTCCTACGATGTGTTCGTTAATTCTAATGCTTTTATCATACAAAATTTATGAAATAATAGCAACATCACCGTAAATTCACATAAAAAGAGCGACATGTAAAGTCGATTTCACAACTTACAAGGCGCTCTATTATCGCTCTTTTCAAGCTAATCTTGAGTTACTACAGAATCAGAATATTACTCTTCCCACACCTTAACTTCTTTCATTACATCACCGTTACGCATCTTCAATACTGTGTCTAAACCTTCTGTTACTTTACCAAATACAGTATGCACGCCATTTAAGTGTGGTTGTGGCTCATGTACGATAAAGAATTGGCTTCCTCCTGTATCTTTTCCTGCATGAGCCATTGATAATGAACCCGCTTCATGCTTGTGAGGATTTCCTTCTGTTTCACACTTAATTGTATAACCAGGGCCACCAGCACCTGTTCCTGTTGGATCTCCACCTTGTGATACAAATCCAGGAATTACACGGTGAAACGTTACGCCATCGTAAAAACCTTCAGCTGCTAATTTTTCAAAGTTTGCAACTGTTCCAGGCGCTTCGTTTTCAAATAAATCGATTAGGATTTTTTCTCCATTTTCCATTAAAATACTTGCTTTTTTCATGTGTAAAACCTCCAAATTATGTATTTCAACACTTATGGTTGTACATAAGTAACTATGCACGCTCTTACAATGTTTCATCTTATTGTACTATAAGTGAATATCTAAATTCAACGAATCACTTTTCTTCAACCCATCAGCGAATTTTTCTTTTTTTGAAACTTTCTTGTTTTCTCTTCGTTTAATAAATAGCGTGGGATGAAACTATCGCATTATCTAAAATCGTATTATAATAGGATATGGTTAAAGGAGGAAAAAATTATGAAGCCTTATATAAAAGTAATTTTGCTTACTATGAGCTTGGTTTTATTTTTAACTGCACCAATAAAAAGCCTGGCAGACGCAGCCGTAGGTGACGTTATTGTTACGTTAGGAGAAGACTTAACAATTGCGCAAAAAGAAAAAGTATTAAAAGATCTTGAAGCGCCTGAAAATGCCCAAACCATTACTGTATCGAATGCCGAAGAGCATGAGTACTTAGGTGACTTTATTCCAAAAGCAACCATTGGCTCTAGAGCGATTTCATCTTCAAGCATTACGCTTACTGCAAAAGATTCAGGCTTAAGTGTAGCAACTCAAAACATTACATCCATTACCGATGATATGTATCTAAACGCTTTAATGACTGCAGGTGTAAAAGATGCTGACATTAAAATCACGGCACCTTTTGAAGTGTCAGGTACTGCTGCATTAACAGGCATTATGAAAGCCTATGAAGTACAAACAAATAAAAAAATACCTGAAGAGGTTAAAAAAGCTGCTAACGAAGAGATGGTCCAAACAGCTGAACTTGGTGAAAAAGTAGGAAAAGAAAAAGCAGCTGAATTTATGGCCACAATAAAAGAAGAAATTGCCAAGGAAAACCCACAAACAAAAGATGATTTGCGTGCTTTAATCGAGCGTGTAGCCAATGATTTAGGCATTAGCTTAACAGACTCTGAGCTCAACGCACTCGTTGATTTTTTCAATCGTTTAAAAGACTTAGATATTGATTGGAATCAAGTTAAAGATCAATTGTCAGCTACTAAAGAGAAAGTAACAACATTTTTACAGTCTGAAGAAGGACAATCGTTTCTTGATAAACTAAAGAACTTCTTTGTTAGTATCATTGATGCTATTAAAGCCTTATTCTCATAAAAAAACGGCTGCCTCTACGGCAACCGTTTTTTTATTTTTTTAACGCAACGTTATATTTTAGATCATTTTTAATAATATCTTCATACGTTTCACGCTTCACAACTAACTGGGCATCTCCATCTTCAACAAATACAACTGCTGGTTTAGGTAAACGATTATACTGACTCGCCATTGAATAACCATATGCACCGGTACAGAACATGGCTAAAACATCACCTGGACGCGCTGTTGGCAACGACAAGTCCCACATTAACATGTCTCCAGATTCACAGCATTTCCCAGCGATTGATACAAGTTCATCTTTCACATCATTCATTCGATTCGCAAGAGCAGCTTCGTACTTTGCTTGATACAATGCTGGTCGAATATTATCGTTCATCCCTCCATCAATCGCTACATATTCACGAATATTTGGGACATGTTTGCGTGAACCAACAGAATAAAGTGTTGTCCCTGCATCTCCTACGAGTGAACGTCCAGGTTCAATCCAAATTTCTGGAATTGGAACATCTAGCTGTGCTGATTGCTTTTTAACTTCTTCGATAATCACTTCTACATACTCGGAAACAGGAATTGGCTGATCTTCCTCTGTATAACGAATGCCGAACCCTCCGCCAAGATTAAGTACCTCCGGCACATAGCCAATTGTTTCTTTCCACTCTTTCATTTTTGAAAAGAGTTTCTGAGTCGCCATAACAAATCCTGTTGTTTCAAAGATTTGTGAACCAATATGGCAGTGAATTCCTAAAAGATTAAGTCCACTGCTTTCCATCACGGCTTTAATTGCCTCATCAGCCTGACCATTTTGAAGATCAAAACCAAATTTAGAGTCTTCTTGCCCAGTTAAGATATAATCATGCGTATGAGCTTCGATACCAGGTGTTAAGCGCAATAGTACGGGCATTTTTTTATCATGCTGCTCTGTAAGCTCTTGTAAAAGAGCAATTTCATAGAAATTATCTACAACAATACACCCAATATCTTCTTTAATAGCCATTTCTAACTCAGCTCTGCTTTTATTGTTGCCATGAAAGTGAATGCGTTCTTTAGGAAAATTAGCTGCCAGCGCCGTATATAGCTCTCCTCCAGATACAACATCTAAGGACAGGCCTTCTTGGTCTACTACTTGTACCATTGCAACGGTTGAGAAGGCTTTACTTGCATATGCTACCTGCGCTTTGATATTGTGTTTTTCAAAAGTTTCTTTAAACCCTCTAGCGCGTTGACGAATTAAAGCGACATCATATACGTAAAGAGGTGTTCCAAACTCTTTTCCTAGCTTAATCGCGTCTACACCACCGATTTCTAGATGACCTTGTTCATTAATGCGACTTGTACCATGTAAAAACATCCTTCTACCCCGTTCCTTTATATATTGTAAAAAAGACAGCTGACAGCATAAAGAGCTGCTAACTGTCTAAAGATTTATTATTTTACATAATTAAAACAAACTTATCACATTTTTTTACAGGTTTCAACTACATATTGCTAAATAAACAAGAGACAGATACTAGATTTACGACTCTGCTGGCTGACGATCTTTATCTTGTGGATGCACAATACTCGGTCTTGATTTAGCAGATGGTACTGATGGTCGAATAATAACCTGAAGCAATGCTTTAGGGTTAAACGGCATAAATGGCCATAGATAAGGTGTATTAAGCGACTTTAAGCTCACAAGGTGTATTAAATACAGCGTGGATACAATGACAAATCCAGGCGTGTGAAAAGCAGCTACACCTATTAAGAGCATTAAACGAATCATTTTATTTGCAATGGCCAATTCATAACTTGGAGTAGCAAATGTACCAATTGCTGCTACGGCTACATATAAGATTACCTCAGGTACAAAAAGCCCTACATCGATGGCAATCTGTCCAATAAGAGCAGCTGCAATCAAACCCATGGCGGTGGCTAGAGCAGTTGGTGTATGAATGGCGGCCATCCTTAAGAATTCGACCCCTAAGTCAGCTAAGAAAATCTGAACAACAGTTGGAATATTTGTTTCCTCATTTGGCCCTATAAACTGAAGTTCCGGTGGTAAAAGCTGTGGTTCTAAAACAAATAATAACCATAATGGTAATAAAAATAAAGATGCTAAAATCCCCAACAACCTTACCCATCTAATAAATGTGCCAACGGCAGGAGCTTGTCTATATTCTTCTGCATGTTGTATATGATGAAAAAACGTCGTTGGCGTAATAATGACACTCGGCGATGTATCTGTAATTAAGATAACATGTCCTTCTAATAAATGCGTAGCAGCCGTGTCTGGCCTTTCCGTGTAACGTACCATAGGAAATGGATTAAAACCTTGTTTGACCAAATACTCTTCTAGCGATTTATCTGCCATAGGTAGACCATCTACTTTAATAGAAGTAAGCTCTTTTTTTATAGTTTCCACAAGTCCAGGATCTGCAATTTCATCTATGTAACCAATTGCTACGTCCAGTTTGGAACGTTCACCTACTTTAAAGATTTCAAAGCGTAGTCTTCCATCTCGGATTCGACGGCGAGTTAATGCTGTATTGACGATAATATTCTCTGTATATCCATCGCGTGCACCGCGAATAACCTTTTCCGTATCTGGTTCTTCTGGCGAACGCCCTGGATACATCCTTACATCAACTTCAAAACCTACTTCTTCTCCATCAATAAGAACAAAGATGAGGCCTGATAAAATTGTATCCATTCCTTCATCTAGTGTTCTTAAAGGCTTAACCTGTTGATGAATTAAACGATTTTCAATAATATCTTTTAACTTTGCCTGCTCAACTTCATTATCATTAATTTGAACAAGCACTTTGGTAATCTCAATAATAAATGCACTATCACAAAGGCCTGTTACGTAGTATACATGCACTTCTCGACCTAGTATAAGCAGTTTACGAACACCTACGTCGAAGCTTGTAATCATACTAGCGTTCTTTTTATACCATTCATCGTTTTGTTGAATCTTTGGAAAAATTTTTGTTTTATTTTCCACTTTTTCGCTCACTGAACCCACTCCTTTCTAAAATCAGCTGTACAGCTTGTTCTGTAATTGGGCACCCGGCTTTTACATCATCCATACGTGCCATTTTGCCAATGTCTCCGATTCCGACAATAAGCGGAACATCAAGCTCATCTAAACAGTAAACCGTGTCACCATTTATTCGCCCAACTTCCAACTCTTGAATACCACTTTTATCTACACCATAATGCGTTAGTTCACCAAAACGGTCGATGGTAACATCTACTTTGGACCATTCACTTTGATGGGTTCTAGAAGCTACCGCAATAACCCCTAATACATCAATTTGCTTATTCGTCGCTACATACCTGAGCGCTTGTTCTCCAGCACCTTCACCAACAAAGCCACTGTCATCGAACATTACAAATACAGGATCATACGGTGCTTCTAAAATCATGCCAACAATTTCTTTACCGGTTAGAGTGGTTGGATTCCCATAGGACTTTGAGATACATCTCCCGCCCACCTTTTTCGCAATGTACTCAATATTTTTCCGTGCGTATTCATCTCCATCGGTAACTAAAATAACTTGCCTTTTTTTCATGTCACACCTCTTATCCTTTTGGTTTAAAGATTAGCGCGATGATAAAAGCAAATAAAATAGCTGCTGAAATACCTGCAGATGTTAGCTCAAACATACCAATTCCAATTCCAATAAAGCCGTGTTCATCTGCTTGGTGCATAGCTCCGTGTAATAGCGAGTGGCCAAAGCTTGTAATTGGAACCGTGGCGCCTGCTCCAGCAAATTCAATAAATTTATCATAAATCCCAAATCCATCTAAAATAGCCCCAATTACTACAAAGGAACTCATAACGTGAGCAGGGGTAAGCTTGGCAAAATCCAGCAACAGCTGACCGATTACACAGATTGCTCCTCCTACCACAAAAGCAATAACATAATCCACAATTATCCCTCCTCAACATGTTCCATTACGACACCGTGTGCAATGGTTGGTATTGATTCTTTTTGCTGCGTCATCGTTGGGCTAAGTAATGCTCCCGTTGCAACAACAAAGATTCGTTTTAAGTTTCCGGACTTTAATTCATTAAGCAGATGTCCATATGTGACAACAGCCGAACAACCGCATCCACTTCCTCCAGCAAACACGTTTTGATTTGGACGATAAACCATTAACCCGCAATCATTATGGTTCTCTGAAACATCATATCCTTCATCTTTTAATAACTGTTTTAAAATTGGACTACCAACGCCTGATAAATCTCCCGTAACGATTAAATCGTAGTGATTGGGAGACACCTGTAAATCTTCAAAATGTTTTTGAATCGTATCTGCAGCTGCTGGAGCCATAGCTGAACCCATATCAAAAGGATTTTTAATTCCATAATCCATTACTCGCCCTATAGTAGCGGATGTTAAACGAACGGAACTCTTTTGTTTAGAAACGAGCGCGCTTCCTGCTCCTGTAATCGTTGCGGTCGCAGTATCAGGCTTTTGTCCTCCATATTCAGTCGGATATCGAAACTGTCTTTCTGCCGTCGCGTTATGACTACTAGCAGAGGCTATAATACGGTTAGCGAACCCTGCATCAACAAGTGCTGCTCCGGTTGCTAACGTTTCCATCGAAGTAGAACAGGCTCCGAACATACAAAGAAATGGAATTTGATGATCTCTTGCTACAAAATTAGCCGTTACGTTCTGATTTAAAAGATCCCCAGCTAAAAACAAATCTACGTCCTCATACGATAAATTCACCTTTCCCAAACATGAGTCAATGGATTCACGCATAAGCTTACGCTCAGCTAACTCCCAATTTGATTCTTCACAATGTAAATCTTTATGCGTAATATCAAAGGTACTCCCTAATGGACCATCCGCTTCTTTAGGCCCAACAGCTGTACCAGCTGCATTAATATAAACAGGATTTTCATATACCCATGTTTGTTTTCCAGCCTTTCTCATGTGCTTTCCCCTCTCCTTTTATAGAAATGTTTTAAACGCATATCGAATCATTCCGACGATATAAGCACCTACAACTCCAAAAACGATAACGTTCCCAGCTAACTTAAACATATTGGTGGCAACTCCCAAAACAATTCCTTCACTTCTATGTTCTAAGGCTGCACTCGTCATTGAATTTGCAAACCCAGTAATTGGTACAGCAGATCCAGCACCCGCAAACTGACCAATTCGATCGTAAACACCAATACCTGTTAAGATGGCTGAAATTAACACGAGTGTTGCTGCTGTTGGATTCCCTGCTGTTTTTGTCGTAAAATCAAAAAACGTGATATAAAAGTTTTGGACAGCTTGCCCAAACCCACATATCAACCCTCCAACGATAAAAGCTTTTAGGCAATTCAACGCATAAGGAGGCTTTGGTTGAAACGATTTTATATTCTCTTGATAGTTATCTTTTAGCTTTTGATTATCTGCCACTTAGTATCCACTCCTTTTTATTGATTAACAAAATAAACCCAGTGAAAAAGCGATCCAAAAACTTTTCCCATTACAATGGCCATTAATAATAGAATAAGCTTTCCATCCATTCCTATTCTCTTTGTTAAGATGGGTAATACATTTAGCATTTCCGTTAGGGCAGCTGCGAGCATGCCAAAGAAAATACCACTCGCTAACCCAATAACGCCAATAAATAGTGAAGGAATGCTCCATGTATATTGATGTAAACTACACCAACCCCCAGCTACTGCTCCTCCAACAACAGCCCACTCATAAAACTGAATATATTTCATTGTTTTTGTAAGCTGCATTAACCTTGGAATGATACCTAGTACTGTCAAAAAAGCAACGAATCCTCCACCTACAGCTAGCCCACTAGCAAATCCTACAATTATGGTAAATACAATGTTAGCGATCATCTAAATTCTTCATACTTTCTTTATTCTCATGCATAATGACATACTGATCTAAATCCTGCTGATAATTGAACATTTCAACTTCTAGAGGACTAGGCTCTTCATTAATTCGCTTACGAAACACATGGTTAAAAAAGAGAATCATGCCTAAACCAAGGCCAAATGAATAGGGGATTTGAATGACTAAAGGCTGCTTATCCTTTATTCCAGTCAGCATATAAAACAATTTTTGATGCACTTGCTGCATGCTAACATCTTCATGAAAGTTCATGACGGCCATGGCCGCACCGATAAACAATAGAAACCAAACAGCTATAAACGCGATAAAAGACGATTGCTTTTTTTTATAAACTACTTCAACAATCGTTTGAGCAGGACCAATTGTCTGAACATCAAGGTGAGGATAAGTCTTCTTCAATAATGCAATTACTTTCATTAAATCAATGATGATAATGTTACGATCACTCTTTTTCACCTTATACACGCTGAGCTGAGCAATTTCTTTCTCGATTGATTCTTCACCTATCAAGAGAGCTAGCTGTCCAAGTTTAACCACTGCATTTGGTTCGACCTGCACGCGATGCCTCATTTTGATATATAAAGTATTATCCATTTACATCACACCTACAATTCGTTATCCTCCTTGTACGTGTAGTATGTATTTACTTAAATTTTCTAATTCAGAGTTTCACAACAGACCATTAATTACCAAAAAAAAAAGAGCGGCAGGTTATAGATAACCTACCACTCTTTATTCGTTCATTTGATTTTTCATTTGTTTTAAAATTTTCTTTTCGAGCCTTGATACCTGCACCTGCGAAATTCCCAGACGAGACGCAACTTCTGATTGCGTTTGATCTTTATAATAACGCAAGTATACAATGAGCTTTTCACGTTCTTCTAGCTCTTCAATAGCTTCTTTTAACGCAATTTTATCAAACCATTTTGCTTCACTATGGTCAGCAATTTGATCAAGAAGCGTAATTGGATCACCATCGTTTTCATAAACAGTTTC from Bacillus sp. 1780r2a1 encodes the following:
- the lysA gene encoding diaminopimelate decarboxylase, with the protein product MFLHGTSRINEQGHLEIGGVDAIKLGKEFGTPLYVYDVALIRQRARGFKETFEKHNIKAQVAYASKAFSTVAMVQVVDQEGLSLDVVSGGELYTALAANFPKERIHFHGNNKSRAELEMAIKEDIGCIVVDNFYEIALLQELTEQHDKKMPVLLRLTPGIEAHTHDYILTGQEDSKFGFDLQNGQADEAIKAVMESSGLNLLGIHCHIGSQIFETTGFVMATQKLFSKMKEWKETIGYVPEVLNLGGGFGIRYTEEDQPIPVSEYVEVIIEEVKKQSAQLDVPIPEIWIEPGRSLVGDAGTTLYSVGSRKHVPNIREYVAIDGGMNDNIRPALYQAKYEAALANRMNDVKDELVSIAGKCCESGDMLMWDLSLPTARPGDVLAMFCTGAYGYSMASQYNRLPKPAVVFVEDGDAQLVVKRETYEDIIKNDLKYNVALKK
- a CDS encoding spore germination protein; amino-acid sequence: MSEKVENKTKIFPKIQQNDEWYKKNASMITSFDVGVRKLLILGREVHVYYVTGLCDSAFIIEITKVLVQINDNEVEQAKLKDIIENRLIHQQVKPLRTLDEGMDTILSGLIFVLIDGEEVGFEVDVRMYPGRSPEEPDTEKVIRGARDGYTENIIVNTALTRRRIRDGRLRFEIFKVGERSKLDVAIGYIDEIADPGLVETIKKELTSIKVDGLPMADKSLEEYLVKQGFNPFPMVRYTERPDTAATHLLEGHVILITDTSPSVIITPTTFFHHIQHAEEYRQAPAVGTFIRWVRLLGILASLFLLPLWLLFVLEPQLLPPELQFIGPNEETNIPTVVQIFLADLGVEFLRMAAIHTPTALATAMGLIAAALIGQIAIDVGLFVPEVILYVAVAAIGTFATPSYELAIANKMIRLMLLIGVAAFHTPGFVIVSTLYLIHLVSLKSLNTPYLWPFMPFNPKALLQVIIRPSVPSAKSRPSIVHPQDKDRQPAES
- a CDS encoding stage V sporulation protein AE; the protein is MKKRQVILVTDGDEYARKNIEYIAKKVGGRCISKSYGNPTTLTGKEIVGMILEAPYDPVFVMFDDSGFVGEGAGEQALRYVATNKQIDVLGVIAVASRTHQSEWSKVDVTIDRFGELTHYGVDKSGIQELEVGRINGDTVYCLDELDVPLIVGIGDIGKMARMDDVKAGCPITEQAVQLILERSGFSERKSGK
- the spoVAC gene encoding stage V sporulation protein AC, with the protein product MADNQKLKDNYQENIKSFQPKPPYALNCLKAFIVGGLICGFGQAVQNFYITFFDFTTKTAGNPTAATLVLISAILTGIGVYDRIGQFAGAGSAVPITGFANSMTSAALEHRSEGIVLGVATNMFKLAGNVIVFGVVGAYIVGMIRYAFKTFL
- the spoVAD gene encoding stage V sporulation protein AD, coding for MRKAGKQTWVYENPVYINAAGTAVGPKEADGPLGSTFDITHKDLHCEESNWELAERKLMRESIDSCLGKVNLSYEDVDLFLAGDLLNQNVTANFVARDHQIPFLCMFGACSTSMETLATGAALVDAGFANRIIASASSHNATAERQFRYPTEYGGQKPDTATATITGAGSALVSKQKSSVRLTSATIGRVMDYGIKNPFDMGSAMAPAAADTIQKHFEDLQVSPNHYDLIVTGDLSGVGSPILKQLLKDEGYDVSENHNDCGLMVYRPNQNVFAGGSGCGCSAVVTYGHLLNELKSGNLKRIFVVATGALLSPTMTQQKESIPTIAHGVVMEHVEEG
- the spoVAE gene encoding stage V sporulation protein AE, whose translation is MDYVIAFVVGGAICVIGQLLLDFAKLTPAHVMSSFVVIGAILDGFGIYDKFIEFAGAGATVPITSFGHSLLHGAMHQADEHGFIGIGIGMFELTSAGISAAILFAFIIALIFKPKG
- a CDS encoding stage V sporulation protein AB, with the protein product MIANIVFTIIVGFASGLAVGGGFVAFLTVLGIIPRLMQLTKTMKYIQFYEWAVVGGAVAGGWCSLHQYTWSIPSLFIGVIGLASGIFFGMLAAALTEMLNVLPILTKRIGMDGKLILLLMAIVMGKVFGSLFHWVYFVNQ
- a CDS encoding stage V sporulation protein AA — translated: MDNTLYIKMRHRVQVEPNAVVKLGQLALLIGEESIEKEIAQLSVYKVKKSDRNIIIIDLMKVIALLKKTYPHLDVQTIGPAQTIVEVVYKKKQSSFIAFIAVWFLLFIGAAMAVMNFHEDVSMQQVHQKLFYMLTGIKDKQPLVIQIPYSFGLGLGMILFFNHVFRKRINEEPSPLEVEMFNYQQDLDQYVIMHENKESMKNLDDR